In Bacillus sp. DX3.1, the following proteins share a genomic window:
- a CDS encoding phosphotransferase: MYEAKVLSHHFEKLKISEKLSYSMAERVVIDPAKIECLKSTTRMNIYKLSLRKKTNHYPIILKIYHSTNYKNEVEINVYQRAYSILKEFLPQIYHVEKNGNNTWIFMEFVQQVRGQITFSPKHFDYIIPTVAKLHAHTFEDNFKKHKDVWKSWLPIYESSHMRSNRAKYIGKTIAFLDDAAKDDRLREIIKPYHKPLIKLCHKGPDFFPELFENGSSITHGDLHMQNICSNNVTPGAPWNIQFIDWESIKYAPVWFDMVVLVEILLGFRKDWQSHAEEIRTHCVKLYTKQMQKNGIQFKTAPIDLYKMAYLQRTLEKGLHTQLRRIFDNRGGELLTYHLEKISIWGRELGL, from the coding sequence TTGTACGAGGCAAAAGTATTATCCCATCATTTTGAGAAGTTAAAGATTTCAGAAAAGCTTTCTTATTCAATGGCTGAGAGGGTTGTAATAGACCCTGCTAAAATCGAGTGTCTAAAATCAACAACAAGAATGAATATCTACAAATTATCTCTTCGAAAAAAAACGAATCACTATCCTATTATTTTAAAAATATATCATTCAACAAATTACAAAAATGAAGTAGAGATTAATGTATATCAGAGAGCTTATTCTATATTGAAAGAGTTTCTTCCTCAAATATACCATGTTGAAAAAAATGGAAATAACACCTGGATATTCATGGAATTTGTTCAGCAAGTACGTGGCCAGATCACTTTCTCACCGAAACATTTTGACTACATTATCCCCACCGTTGCCAAACTGCACGCACACACATTTGAAGACAATTTTAAAAAGCATAAAGATGTTTGGAAATCTTGGCTTCCTATTTATGAATCAAGCCACATGAGAAGTAATCGAGCCAAATATATTGGAAAGACGATTGCTTTTCTCGATGACGCAGCGAAAGACGACCGGTTAAGGGAGATTATTAAACCCTATCATAAACCGCTAATAAAACTATGTCATAAGGGACCGGATTTTTTCCCAGAACTATTTGAAAATGGTTCATCTATCACGCATGGTGATCTTCATATGCAAAACATATGCAGTAACAATGTGACACCGGGTGCACCATGGAACATCCAGTTTATCGATTGGGAGTCTATCAAATATGCACCCGTCTGGTTTGATATGGTTGTTTTAGTCGAAATATTATTAGGTTTTAGAAAAGATTGGCAGAGCCATGCAGAAGAAATTCGCACACATTGTGTGAAATTATATACAAAACAAATGCAGAAGAATGGCATTCAATTTAAGACAGCTCCAATTGACCTTTATAAAATGGCGTATTTGCAGAGAACATTAGAAAAGGGGTTGCATACCCAGTTACGAAGAATATTCGATAACCGCGGCGGTGAGTTATTAACGTACCACCTTGAAAAAATTTCAATCTGGGGAAGAGAATTAGGTTTATAA
- a CDS encoding DUF3900 domain-containing protein: MDFEINFLSFYVVQVEGKGEQADKRYKHFQTLDAEEYEDSPLKDFLDGELLKISKRKVERHAKTEQAPTKIGRFIVETGHELDSNPHYNLFNRIRFAETKENFKDTNEPLVYTYIDTSAVRGGVFLVAQAKLRKYFDDPFVFVMKCDFEPKVASISDEATLIRNVEMAITTKNMKSIQYPYMPEDGIVEVGELKIHQASHARYFEDFLKFVEYERSMPEIMKTQVMDMVYDQIEDVFEEGTEEREQFDQAMEVWAASPKRELQEHFTTEEVMEATAQLVEHAPEVELKVKLDHISVKSLLSDFGDSIHIAKVNDRYVFMIEADTITFEKGFSPIEFLKPDELEKVIERIASKT; this comes from the coding sequence ATGGATTTTGAAATAAATTTTCTCTCCTTCTATGTTGTACAAGTAGAAGGAAAAGGAGAGCAAGCAGATAAACGCTACAAACATTTTCAAACGTTAGATGCTGAAGAGTATGAGGACAGTCCTTTAAAAGACTTCCTAGACGGAGAATTATTAAAAATCTCCAAACGAAAAGTAGAGCGCCATGCAAAAACAGAACAAGCTCCAACAAAAATCGGCCGTTTTATCGTAGAAACTGGGCATGAATTAGATTCAAACCCACACTATAATTTATTTAATCGTATTCGCTTTGCGGAAACAAAAGAAAACTTTAAAGATACAAACGAACCTCTCGTTTATACATACATCGATACGAGTGCAGTACGTGGAGGCGTATTTTTAGTGGCTCAAGCAAAACTTCGTAAATACTTCGACGATCCATTTGTATTCGTTATGAAGTGTGACTTTGAACCGAAAGTTGCTTCCATCTCTGACGAAGCAACACTCATTCGTAACGTCGAAATGGCCATTACGACAAAAAATATGAAATCTATCCAATATCCATACATGCCAGAGGACGGAATTGTCGAAGTGGGCGAGCTAAAAATTCACCAAGCATCGCACGCTCGCTACTTCGAGGACTTCTTAAAATTCGTAGAATACGAGCGTTCCATGCCTGAAATTATGAAAACACAAGTTATGGATATGGTTTACGACCAAATTGAAGATGTGTTTGAAGAAGGTACAGAAGAACGGGAGCAATTTGACCAAGCGATGGAAGTATGGGCTGCGAGTCCGAAACGTGAACTACAGGAACATTTCACAACAGAAGAAGTAATGGAAGCTACTGCACAACTTGTGGAGCATGCGCCAGAGGTTGAATTAAAAGTGAAACTGGACCATATTTCTGTGAAGAGCTTACTTTCTGATTTCGGAGATTCGATACATATCGCAAAAGTAAACGACCGCTATGTGTTTATGATTGAGGCGGATACGATTACGTTTGAAAAAGGATTTTCTCCGATTGAGTTTTTGAAACCGGATGAGTTAGAGAAAGTGATAGAGCGGATTGCAAGCAAGACGTGA
- a CDS encoding NAD-dependent epimerase/dehydratase family protein: MKILVTGGAGFIGSHIVELLLNEGYTPIVLDDLSNGDISNVPYGVQFYELDLLSKDVEIMFAKEKPDMVIHLAAQANVGKSIEKPLVDATTNILGTIHLLKCCEVFKVKKFIFSSTSAVYGESNRSIDEETPTAPLSFYGNSKLIAESYIKLFNQLYGIPFTIFRYANVFGPRQKANGEGGVISIFINQLTNAQVPFINGDGRQTRDFVYVEDVAHANVLAITNGANEIFNIGYNKRTSINELYKMISEKLGSSVSPIYKPSLKGEILHSQLDNSKAIEILKWKPASDVSFGLDQTISYFKKANQSKG, translated from the coding sequence ATGAAAATACTAGTTACCGGTGGAGCGGGTTTTATCGGATCACATATTGTAGAGTTATTACTAAACGAAGGCTATACTCCAATTGTACTTGACGATTTATCCAATGGCGATATTAGTAATGTTCCATACGGAGTGCAGTTTTATGAGTTGGATTTACTTTCAAAGGATGTAGAAATCATGTTTGCAAAAGAAAAACCAGACATGGTTATACATCTGGCAGCGCAAGCCAATGTGGGGAAATCAATAGAAAAACCACTGGTAGATGCAACAACCAATATTCTAGGGACCATTCATTTATTGAAATGCTGTGAAGTATTTAAAGTGAAAAAATTCATATTTTCATCCACCAGTGCCGTTTATGGTGAATCGAATCGTTCTATCGATGAAGAAACTCCAACTGCCCCACTTTCTTTCTACGGCAACTCAAAGTTAATTGCAGAAAGCTATATTAAGCTCTTCAACCAGTTATATGGGATTCCTTTTACAATTTTTCGTTATGCGAATGTATTTGGCCCAAGACAAAAAGCAAATGGAGAAGGGGGAGTAATTAGTATTTTTATAAATCAATTAACGAATGCACAAGTCCCATTTATCAATGGAGACGGGCGGCAGACACGTGATTTCGTTTATGTAGAAGATGTGGCTCATGCAAACGTACTAGCCATTACTAATGGTGCAAACGAAATATTTAATATAGGATATAATAAACGAACAAGTATTAATGAACTTTACAAAATGATATCAGAAAAACTGGGTTCATCTGTCTCTCCTATATACAAACCCTCATTAAAAGGAGAAATTCTTCATAGCCAGTTAGATAATAGTAAAGCGATTGAAATATTAAAATGGAAGCCTGCTTCAGACGTCTCATTTGGTTTAGACCAAACGATTTCTTACTTTAAGAAAGCAAATCAAAGTAAAGGCTGA
- a CDS encoding VanW family protein encodes MSRKVQSLVIGALCVGVVSGCGAKASDIALVSGMGEHVVEAKTGVNESVSLVDTRSGKEVKNINLSSLGYFEDENKFKKEVTKVASEVGKSVDKKMVPSRMASDGTWQEGKPSYELMEKELVDKLMNVGMWDSSYQLPIVEKKPVAKPEDASANGAVLGRYETNLGGSTGGRIENIRLSANSISGVVLGKGDKFSFNALIGDTTPDKGYQLGKEIVDGKLVDGYGGGVCQTSSTLYNAADHAGLKMVERTTHSKVVGYVPKGRDATIAYPYLDLVFENTNDIPVKLIMYVDGGKLVAEVRAAR; translated from the coding sequence TTGTCACGTAAGGTACAAAGTTTAGTAATAGGGGCGTTATGTGTAGGTGTAGTAAGTGGTTGTGGTGCAAAAGCTAGTGATATTGCATTAGTGAGTGGTATGGGTGAGCATGTTGTAGAAGCAAAGACGGGTGTAAATGAAAGTGTAAGTTTAGTTGATACAAGAAGTGGTAAAGAAGTGAAAAATATAAATTTATCAAGCTTAGGTTATTTTGAAGATGAAAATAAGTTTAAAAAAGAAGTAACGAAGGTTGCTAGTGAGGTTGGAAAGAGCGTAGATAAGAAGATGGTTCCTTCTCGAATGGCAAGTGATGGAACTTGGCAGGAAGGAAAGCCTTCTTATGAGTTAATGGAGAAAGAGCTAGTAGATAAATTGATGAACGTAGGAATGTGGGATTCTTCTTACCAATTACCAATTGTTGAGAAAAAACCTGTAGCGAAGCCGGAAGATGCTAGTGCAAACGGAGCAGTGCTAGGTAGATATGAAACGAATTTAGGTGGCTCTACTGGTGGCAGAATAGAAAATATTCGTTTATCTGCAAATAGTATCAGTGGAGTTGTGTTAGGTAAAGGAGATAAATTCTCTTTTAACGCATTAATAGGGGATACAACACCAGATAAAGGCTATCAGTTAGGGAAAGAGATTGTAGATGGTAAATTAGTAGATGGATACGGTGGAGGCGTATGTCAAACGTCTTCTACATTATATAATGCTGCAGATCATGCGGGATTAAAAATGGTAGAGAGAACGACTCACTCAAAAGTAGTAGGCTATGTACCGAAAGGAAGAGATGCTACGATTGCGTATCCATATTTAGATTTAGTGTTTGAAAATACAAACGACATACCTGTTAAGCTCATTATGTATGTAGATGGCGGCAAATTAGTTGCTGAGGTACGTGCTGCGAGATAA
- a CDS encoding glycosyltransferase family 4 protein, producing the protein MLLDAIKEERNEYICPFHASLLKVMDEYYKIDSKTNHLIEPFQTFGIKKNRIPSKTNKLKILYVTFLRYPNTGGLSNYITSVKTGFEKYGHDVDVISPTQMTAVHLEQDIPQVAEHARDFMLQRYGTANEKIIKNTSFLNVFKSFLRGRSLEQYDVFHAQDLFSVFLLGQLNLEYKKPLFFTPHGHFTKSRLKFDKIKKGSIEEAYFSEIEKQGIRASDQIITISNSFHSPLKEYGAKIEQLVTVHTGIHFHQASISKQECNDNLVISCVSRLSPRKGHDIFLKALSQIQQDLSNVEIWIVGDGVMRERLENQVLQLSLDNIKFFGRRTDIPEILSSSAIYVLPTINDNFPISIIEAMFSRQAIITTNCGGIPEMIQNGKTGIICEPGNVQQLSDALKLLLTNKSLRERLGRNAQEYSRQHLTQDVMISKIERIYSSFINNR; encoded by the coding sequence ATGCTTCTGGATGCAATAAAGGAAGAGCGAAATGAATACATCTGTCCTTTCCATGCGAGCCTGCTAAAAGTCATGGATGAATACTATAAAATAGATAGTAAAACGAATCACTTAATTGAACCATTTCAGACGTTTGGAATCAAAAAGAATCGCATACCAAGTAAAACAAATAAACTAAAGATCCTCTACGTAACGTTTTTGCGATATCCAAATACTGGAGGGTTATCAAATTATATTACGTCCGTAAAAACAGGTTTTGAAAAGTATGGTCATGACGTAGATGTCATCTCACCTACTCAAATGACAGCAGTTCACCTAGAGCAAGATATCCCGCAGGTTGCTGAACATGCAAGGGACTTTATGCTACAACGGTATGGTACAGCCAATGAAAAAATTATAAAAAACACCAGTTTCTTGAACGTGTTTAAGTCTTTTTTAAGAGGAAGAAGCCTAGAACAATATGATGTGTTTCATGCACAAGATTTATTTTCTGTCTTTTTATTAGGACAACTAAATCTAGAATATAAGAAACCTCTTTTTTTCACACCACATGGACATTTTACAAAAAGCCGATTAAAGTTCGATAAAATAAAAAAAGGATCAATTGAAGAAGCTTATTTTAGTGAAATTGAAAAACAGGGAATAAGAGCATCCGATCAAATTATAACGATCAGTAATTCCTTTCATTCCCCTTTAAAAGAGTATGGTGCAAAGATAGAACAACTGGTTACTGTTCATACAGGCATACATTTTCATCAAGCTTCTATATCTAAACAAGAGTGTAATGATAATCTTGTAATTTCCTGTGTTTCCCGCCTTTCTCCCAGAAAGGGTCATGACATTTTTCTAAAAGCGCTCTCACAAATTCAACAAGATTTATCTAATGTAGAAATATGGATTGTTGGTGATGGTGTCATGAGAGAAAGACTAGAAAACCAAGTACTACAGCTTAGTCTTGACAATATTAAGTTCTTTGGCAGAAGAACAGATATACCAGAAATCCTTTCCTCTTCTGCTATCTATGTCTTACCTACCATTAACGATAATTTTCCGATTTCAATTATTGAAGCTATGTTTTCTCGTCAAGCTATAATTACAACAAATTGCGGTGGTATACCAGAAATGATTCAAAACGGAAAAACAGGGATCATTTGTGAACCGGGAAATGTACAACAACTTTCCGATGCTCTTAAATTGCTTTTAACAAACAAGAGTCTTCGTGAACGTTTAGGAAGAAATGCTCAGGAATATTCACGACAACATCTAACTCAAGATGTGATGATTTCAAAGATAGAAAGAATCTATTCCTCGTTTATAAACAATAGGTAG